The following coding sequences lie in one Numenius arquata chromosome 27, bNumArq3.hap1.1, whole genome shotgun sequence genomic window:
- the UBE2Q1 gene encoding ubiquitin-conjugating enzyme E2 Q1 yields the protein MQRAGAEEAAGAQAAAGGPGRSGAEVAAAPAGRLLRRELRLLESIFHRGHERFRIGSACPDEISCEFVPGAGARAGASASRGPPPGPVRIHCNITEAYPAVPPIWSVESDDPNLAAILERLVEVRKGNTLLLQHLKRIISDLCKLYNLPQHPDVEMLDQPLPAEPSTQEEVSSEEEDEEMPEDTEDLDHYEMKEEEPADGKKTEDEGIGKENLAILEKIKKNQRQDYLNGAVSGSVQATDRLMKELRDIYRSPSFKGGYYAVELVNDSLYDWNVKLLKVDEDSALHNDLQILKEKEGTDFILLNFSFKDNFPFDPPFVRVVSPVLSGGYVLGGGAICMELLTKQGWSSAYSIESVIMQISATLVKGKARVQFGANKNQYSLTRAQQSYKSLVQIHEKNGWYTPPKEDG from the exons ATGCAGCGGGCGggggcggaggaggcggcgggggcgcaggcggcggcgggggggcccgggcggagcggggccgagGTGGCGGCGGCCCCCGCCGGGCGGCTCCTGAGGCGGGAGCTGCGGCTGCTCGAGTCCATCTTCCACCGGGGCCACGAGCGGTTCCGCATCGGCAGCGCCTGCCCCGACGAGATCAGCTGCGAGTTCGTCCCGGGGGCCGGGGCCCGCGCCGGTGCCTCCGCCtcccgggggccgccgccgggTCCCGTCCGCATCCACTGCAACATCACG gaGGCTTATCCAGCTGTTCCCCCGATATGGTCTGTGGAGTCGGACGATCCGAACCTGGCCGCTATCCTGGAGAGGCTGGTGGAAGTCAGGAAAGGAAATACGCTG CTCTTGCAGCACCTGAAGCGAATAATCTCTGACCTGTGCAAACTCTACAACCTCCCCCAACATCCAGATGTTGAAATGTTGGACCAGCCTCTGCCGGCAGAACCG AGCACACAGGAAGAGGTGTCctctgaagaggaagatgaagaaatgCCAGAG gacaCCGAGGACTTGGACCACTAtgaaatgaaagaggaagagcCGGCAGATGGGAAGAAGACAGAGGATGAAGGCATTGGGAAGGAAAACCTGGccattttagagaaaataaaaaagaaccagAGGCAAGATTACTTAAAT GGTGCAGTGTCTGGGTCTGTGCAGGCCACCGACCGGCTAATGAAGGAGCTCAGGGATATTTACCGATCACCAAGTTTCAAGGGCG GATACTATGCAGTTGAACTCGTGAACGACAGCCTGTACGATTGGAACGTCAAACTCCTGAA GGTTGACGAGGATAGCGCTTTGCACAATGATCTCCAGATCctcaaagagaaagaaggaacagattTCATCCTCCTAAACTTCTCCTTTAAA GATAACTTTCCTTTTGATCCACCGTTCGTAAGGGTCGTGTCCCCGGTGCTGTCAGGGGG GTATGTTCTAGGTGGCGGTGCCATCTGCATGGAGCTACTTACAAAACAG GGCTGGAGCAGCGCGTACTCCATCGAGTCGGTGATTATGCAGATCAGCGCGACTCTGGTGAAAGGGAAAGCGCGAGTACAATTTGGAGCCAATAAG AATCAGTACAGCCTGACAAGGGCACAGCAGTCCTACAAGTCCCTGGTTCAGATCCACGAGAAAAATG gCTGGTACACGCCGCCCAAGGAGGACGGCTAG